The proteins below are encoded in one region of Aspergillus nidulans FGSC A4 chromosome III:
- the pup3 gene encoding proteasome core particle subunit beta 3 (transcript_id=CADANIAT00006002): MVGKDCVAIACDLRLGMQALTVSNNFPKIFNYAPGTYLGLTGLATDVSTVSDLFRLKVNMYRLREERHIAPQTLANLVSSTLYERRFGAYFVSPVIAGINNTTGKPFICGFDSIGCIDFAKDFIVSGTASDQLFGTCEGLWEPDMSPEDLFETISQALLSAVDRDALSGWGAQVYIIEKDKVTQRLLKGRQD; encoded by the exons ATGGTCGGCAAGGACTGCGTCGCAATCGCCTGCGATCTCCGCCTCGGAATGCAAGCCCTGACCGTCTCCAACAACTTTCCTAAGATCTTCAACTATGCCCCCGGAACATATCTCGGTCTTACCGGTCTTGCTACCGATGTTTCTACCGTTTCAGACCTCTTCCGCCTAAAAGTGAACATGTACCGCCTCCGCGAAGAACGGCACATCGCACCGCAGACCCTCGCCAATCTCGTCAGCTCAACGCTTTATGAGAGACGCTTCGGAGCTTACTTTGTAAGCCCTGTTATTGCTGGAATCAACAACACAACGGGGAAGCCTTTTATTTGCGGCTTCGATAGCATCGGGTGTATCGATTTCGCCAAGGATTTCATCGTGAGCGGAACGGCGAGCGATCAGTTGTTTGGTACTTGCGAGGGCTTGTGGGAGCCGGATATG TCTCCCGAAGATCTGTTCGAGACAATCTCGCAGGCACTTCTCAGCGCCGTTGACAGAGATGCCCTGTCTGGTTGGGGTGCACAGGTATACATCATAGAGAAGGACAAGGTGACTCAGCGACTACTAAAGGGACGACAAGACTAG
- a CDS encoding uncharacterized protein (transcript_id=CADANIAT00006003), translated as MARLVNFPKEFTGFLLEVFGMSHTRNARSKSSMTVDRERLVIYQSALGFLHVYEAGNRRTFEACTYYSWSVLAEVNVGSDYIRLSPANIGVSIYDRETHL; from the exons ATGGCCCGCCTCGTAAACTTCCCCAAAGAATTTACTGGATTCCTCCTCGAGGTGTTTGGGATGTCCCATACACGAAATGCTCGCAGTAAATCCTCGATGACAGTGGATCGCGAGCGTCTTGTAATCTATCAGTCAGCCCTTGGGTTCTTACATGTCTATGAAGCTGGTAATCG TAGAACCTTCGAAGCTTGTACGTATTACTCCTGGTCTGTCCTGGCAGAAGTCAACGTCGGCAGTGATTATATTCGTCTCAG CCCTGCAAATATCGGTGTCTCGATATATGACAGAGAGACT CATCTTTAA
- a CDS encoding protein hk-9 (transcript_id=CADANIAT00006004), with product MPEPMESDWSNSSASGPTLSFLPQVPINAFQPGDSQIENSGQSAASPEYAAIEELAAVKKELRVLDLESFWIKLMERTSSLCNAQYAFVARRVKDGESTEEIAGHKHSVFGIAYYYNDGFQIVGMHRHRYFAGGSPLSHMDLKKPCLIPENLSSYNLFDRDKLPFAAEGYLAIPLFLGDECLAYLGLMWSDVGLQNRKLSWSFIETVLFSLEDLVVQRIQEDRRVAEQQQSVPGSALGGRNIDDEMAPPAQGAQFSSQHLKPFARSLSHELRTPMQGIVGMLDVMHATVRDALIGKPPPKTAYVFQSLKESIEMVQDSARRAVEAADNVVHAYDLNMEVPKTPQVERDSIVFSASPISTSESRPNVFIEGNNMAANPYKRRRSNPPELGKTPTPKPKARRLTSPKELSPRTEEVKNAVHETDKIFNTSTPAHQIEAVMASMVNPRPSLAVRRSAPHLLLEGINVNFQGPALRFTKLRDLLRLVVNESLHVGGRPDFVVSGATELGEMIEVRTRSSNGEVFSKTIDWSVDNAVPDALFADDRDLAKLISCVFLNAVKFTNNGLITVRATLSRKTNDILINVRDTGPGIPMAFLPNLFKPFAREDASITRSKDGLGLGLLVAKGLARKMGGDLVCVRSSTSGPDRGSEFEIRVPVTAPEAARPVALSMQLTPPKTNDPSRLSRASNTPPDTTLLSPLIPVLPPTPTPTQEPTSTLTDESSTPIPARSAPKTTLAKGQNLDVKPGERHPLTFLVAEDNKINRRVLVHMLKRLGYQEIYEAGNGKEAVRTMQNILDAQNSEHDAAQEQKPLNCQTTADEFLVPGPPHRQKRAKPVDVILMDLWMPEMDGYEATSKIFEMINERYQNPIPSQSQLHRPGLPLSQPPTVLAVSADVTDEALNRATKVGMKGYMTKPYRLMDLERLIAGFCYNDAASQAQINDSTNA from the exons ATGCCCGAACCCATGGAATCAGACTGGTCCAACTCATCAGCATCGGGCCCtaccctctccttccttccgCAGGTGCCAATTAATGCTTTCCAGCCCGGGGACTCGCAAATTGAAAACTCTGGGCAGTCCGCCGCAAGCCCAGAGTATGCTGCAATCGAAGAGCTGGCAGCGGTCAAGAAAGAGCTTCGCGTTTTGGACCTTGAGTCCTTCTGGATCAAGCTTATGGAGCGCACCTCGTCACTGTGCAATGCTCAGTATGCTTTCGTAGCCCGACGGGTCAAGGATGGAGAGTCAACCGAAGAAATAGCTGGACACAAGCACTCAGTTTTTGGTATTGCCTACTATTACAATGACGGATTCCAGATAGTGGGGATGCATCGACATAGGTATTTTGCTGGCGGAAGCCCTCTGTCGCATATGGATCTTAAGAAGCCATGCTTAATCCCAGAGAACCTGAGTTCGTACAATCTGTTTGACAGGGACAAGCTACCGTTCGCTGCAGAGGGTTACCTGGCGATTCCCCTATTTCTGGGGGATGAATGCCTTGCTTACCTGGGATTAATGTGGTCAGATGTGGGATTGCAGAATCGAAAGCTTTCTTGGTCGTTCATCGAAACAgtgctcttctccttggagGACTTGGTTGTCCAACGAATCCAGGAGGATAGGCGTGTGGCAGAACAGCAACAATCTGTCCCAGGCTCGGCTCTAGGTGGACGAAATATAGACGATGAAATGGCGCCGCCTGCGCAAGGCGCGCAGTTCTCTTCGCAGCATCTCAAACCATTTGCGCGCAGCCTCTCGCACGAACTTCGTACGCCAATGCAGGGAATTGTGGGTATGTTGGATGTCATGCATGCAACTGTGCGTGATGCTCTTATCGGCAAACCCCCTCCGAAAACTGCATACGTCTTTCAATCGCTCAAGGAGAGCATTGAAATGGTCCAAG ATAGTGCGAGGAGGGCTGTTGAAGCAGCGGATAATGTTGTCCATGCTTACGATCTCAACATGGAGGTCCCTAAAACCCCTCAGGTGGAGCGAGACAGCATCgttttctctgcttctcctaTTTCAACATCCGAGAGTCGGCCAAACGTGTTTATAGAGGGCAACAACATGGCCGCCAATCCCTACAAACGTCGAAGGAGCAACCCGCCAGAACTTGGGAAAACCCCTACTCCGAAGCCAAAAGCTCGTCGACTTACGTCTCCGAAAGAGCTCTCCCCGCGTACCGAGGAGGTAAAAAATGCCGTGCATGAGACCGACAAGATCTTCAATACTTCAACACCTGCTCATCAAATAGAAGCCGTAATGGCTAGTATGGTCAATCCTCGGCCGTCCTTAGCTGTTCGAAGATCGgcacctcatcttctgctggaGGGCATCAACGTCAATTTCCAGGGTCCGGCACTACGCTTCACCAAGCTTCGTGATCTTCTTCGATTGGTGGTTAACGAATCCCTTCATGTTGGCGGCAGGCCCGATTTTGTGGTCAGCGGCGCGACAGAGTTGGGTGAAATGATTGAGGTCcggacgcggtcatctaaTGGAGAAGTATTTTCTAAGACCATAGACTGGTCCGTGGACAATGCAGTACCCGATGCGCTGTTTGCGGATGACCGAGACCTGGCCAAGCTGATTTCCTGCGTTTTTCTTAACGCTGTCAAATTCACAAACAACGGTTTGATCACGGTTAGGGCCACGCTCAGCCGCAAAACTAACGATATATTGATCAACGTTCGTGACACCGGCCCCGGTATCCCTATGGCATTCTTGCCCAATCTTTTCAAACCGTTTGCCCGGGAAGATGCGTCAATTACCCGAAGCAAGGACGGGCTAGGATTAGGGCTGCTTGTAGCAAAGGGCTTAGCAAGGAAGATGGGCGGTGACCTAGTTTGCGTTCGCTCGTCGACGTCTGGGCCTGACCGTGGCTCAGAATTCGAGATTAGGGTTCCCGTGACCGCACCCGAAGCCGCTCGCCCAGTGGCTTTATCAATGCAGTTAACCCCACCAAAGACTAATGACCCATCGAGACTCAGCAGGGCTAGCAATACACCTCCAGACACTACTTTATTATCGCCACTGATACCCGTGCTACCACCTACACCGACACCTACCCAAGAGCCAACGTCGACTCTTACAGATGAGTCTTCCACACCGATCCCCGCCCGTTCGGCACCCAAAACAACCCTCGCGAAAGGGCAGAATTTAGATGTCAAGCCTGGGGAAAGACATCCTCTTACCTTCCTGGTAGCAGAAGACAATAAGATCAATCGGCGGGTTCTGGTTCATATGTTGAAAAGACTCGGCTACCAAGAAATTTATGAAGCCGGCAACGGGAAAGAGGCTGTGCGCACCATGCAGAATATTCTCGACGCGCAGAATTCTGAGCATGACGCTGCACAAGAACAAAAGCCGTTAAATTGCCAGACCACGGCGGATGAATTTCTCGTGCCCGGGCCACCGCACCGAcagaagagagcaaagcCAGTGGATGTCATACTAATGGATCTTTGGATGCCCGAAATGGACGGGTACGAAGCCACATCAAAGATATTCGAGATGATCAACGAGCGTTACCAGAATCCGATTCCATCGCAATCACAGTTGCATCGTCCCGGACTTCCCCTATCGCAACCACCCACTGTTCTCGCCGTCAGCGCAGACGTTACAGATGAGGCGCTTAATCGCGCCACCAAAGTCGGCATGAAGGGTTACATGACGAAGCCTTATAGACTGATGGACCTGGAGCGACTGATTGCTGGTTTTTGCTACAATGATGCTGCCTCACAGGCACAGATCAATGACTCAACGAATGCATGA